One Micromonospora eburnea genomic region harbors:
- a CDS encoding enoyl-CoA hydratase/isomerase family protein, with protein MTEPLLVDRTDAVVTLTLNRPTAMNSLDVPLKEALRDTLAELETDRSCRAVVLAGAGNSFSAGQDLREHVQTLETDDGDPLATVRAHYNPIAARLANLPKPVVAAVRGMAAGAGASLAFLADFRIGGPRTRFLMAFAGVGLAADTGASWTLPRLVGHAKAVELLMLAEPVGAEEASRLGLLTRLVDDDEQVLPAAQELAARLAAGPTVAYGAIKRQLSIADAGTLADALAAEAQAQAICGATADHKAATMAFVNKQKPTFAGH; from the coding sequence GTGACCGAGCCGCTGCTCGTCGACCGCACCGACGCCGTCGTCACCCTGACGCTGAACCGCCCGACGGCGATGAACTCGCTCGACGTTCCGCTCAAGGAGGCGCTCCGCGACACCCTGGCCGAGCTGGAGACCGACCGGTCCTGCCGGGCCGTCGTGCTGGCCGGGGCGGGCAACTCGTTCAGCGCCGGGCAGGACCTGCGGGAGCACGTGCAGACCCTCGAGACCGACGACGGCGACCCGCTGGCCACCGTGCGCGCGCACTACAACCCGATCGCCGCCCGGCTGGCCAACCTGCCCAAGCCGGTGGTCGCCGCCGTGCGGGGCATGGCCGCCGGGGCGGGCGCCTCGCTGGCGTTCCTCGCCGACTTCCGGATCGGCGGCCCGCGGACCAGGTTCCTGATGGCCTTCGCCGGGGTCGGGCTCGCCGCCGACACCGGCGCCTCGTGGACGCTGCCCCGGCTGGTCGGCCACGCCAAGGCCGTCGAGCTGCTGATGCTCGCCGAGCCGGTGGGCGCCGAGGAGGCCAGCCGACTCGGCCTGCTCACCCGCCTGGTGGACGACGACGAGCAGGTGCTGCCGGCCGCGCAGGAACTGGCCGCCCGGCTCGCCGCCGGCCCGACCGTCGCGTACGGGGCGATCAAGCGGCAGCTCTCCATCGCCGACGCCGGCACCCTCGCCGACGCCCTCGCCGCCGAGGCGCAGGCACAGGCGATCTGCGGCGCCACCGCCGATCACAAGGCGGCCACCATGGCCTTCGTCAACAAGCAGAAGCCAACCTTCGCCGGCCACTGA